One Fuerstiella marisgermanici DNA window includes the following coding sequences:
- a CDS encoding cadherin-like domain-containing protein, translating to MPRTTITSLLNRFRNTSAKRRGRANRRRQRPADLEVLESRVLLTVAPLANNDQFTTAEDATLSPAAGLLENDSDPQGYDIEVAAINGQSLSVSAGSEIATATADPNLPIFTTSLNAQNYYGFRFELTEATTIERVGGNFQFFSGTGPFAAIVALDSQADFPDAEDLSTPDVVATAVIPLAYQDDGEKSAEINADLQPGWYAVMFGTEQFGSTGITGVYLNSAPVDGTTFIHSQPEVPRFLTPTPASKIPNSRLFVTLEGGAFVPTDFALPSGAALNVSPDGQFVYDPQDAFNDLAVGQQGSEQFTYTIRSSAGLESTATSTITVHGVNDIPTAAAQSGLVSENSLMSKAAAIGLLSGAADPDGDSLFVSAINGAPLVPGQPISLPSGAEITVNADGSLLYNPTVVFDGLTDGETGSDSLTFTISDGNGGTAQETLSITINGFNDAPQIDALTDPIVIEEGQTATLSGTLIDSEGDATLTASLGDITLAADGVNWTWTYESTDSAPLQNVTITASDSVRDPDTLSFDLTVNHVPTVTATVNLSASTVEEGQQFTVSGSYTESQPTLSHEVSIAWDDFSGTQSTFSLPDSGSLNAGDEFVAAGVDATLTVTFVNPAVLNPGMTSYNLNAAASSSPSQFTVADSYVLFVADDGVVGNELWIYDHNGPRLLKDINPGVGSSAAYGLVANGDMVAFAADDGVNGTELWITDGTRLVANLNSGGTAQPRGLVAFRSDFYFTANSDASYGAFYRTDGTLAGTTQILSDDFVNGAYANAARPKVVGDQLYFRAAGRSEGGSPTGEELFVTDGTSSGTRLVRDIVPGTQSSAAEFMTDVDGTGFFQVTNASGKFELWKTDGTETGTVMVSDIVPGEGSPGAVGLKSLTALNGELYFGADDGIHGYELWKSDGTAGGTVRVTDINPNGNGFLSGDFEGTTSMAALGDELFFLGQDVNGDFELWKTDGTASGTIELEINPGSSGSWAQGFASFGNSLAFIADDGTHGRELWFTDGTSAGTQLLVDSNPGSATNQLAMLRSHGDSLVMRGSSRPSPASSDDYEFWTYNPAGNPFAEVGFSIDYAYPDDRSAEGEQDRTVTLVVDNGEPDPATASQSIIVTNVAPELDAVGSSSDSVFEAETVVVTGFIVDPSIDDTHVVDVDWGNGISSTATLGAREAAGIPFTAAHEFAESKVNPYIVTLTVTDDDGGGGATVTTEVLVSNKVPEITNVTLSETAIDEGGSVSLSVEFDDSPESHLVDVDWGDGTVDIVFVDSGFSFASLDHTYVDDFPFGTPEDTFQIVVTVNDAESTSLPATADVIVRNVAPQITSFSLTGDPENASRVILSAEYFDVGVEQEVGIELSWGDGTGEAFWLAPGETSVELSHLYVSDAGSPVDGGYEVTFGFVDDDFGFDVTTAQVAVSAKPEVTFDTYSLSFDEDAGTVQIPVLLSVPSSADITIPVIYGGTAMEGFDPEFADYTLVSTDVFIPSGQASGTLTLQILDDNIDEFEQETIELTLLETAGVTLGRTPIMTVSIFDNDVPTLSFSTQDPTFVWEDHGSVNLVAELSGPRDFDTIVQVFVSGSAANNEDYTVSSPDLETDFDGNRVLRIPAGLTAATLQVDITDNQVNETFYESLRFSISPESPDVQVGDDSVTLYVRDNDPLVTIGDADKDLDFRTVTEGDSVAVSVDLSAPTNVDTLIPLTSYGYWRRRASATDFAAPSSVTIPAGSTSATLTIPTADDNLDELSERFLIATNVGGAPQGNRVYIQINDDDTSVVNVRARTNVGEGASFPVTVSLTKPSVNDVLVKIRFSGTATSAKTVTTTQAFSFTPIQRPGDYSFPLRLRHNQDREAWITIPAGSTSATFPIGVNKDGIGEGKEKIVMSIVSVSGGAQRGTGDTVNILANRASSVAKKDVSKAPVSYTDGQLLIDTSRPNVTIDRADVERYAALFTGNGEIEDSTFVDDSLLTGSNGLLSNATMFFDANFNSRRDFLDLDGDGVFSEGDLVEPAFVSALDGSVYYTIPDAFDLNGDGTFDNSEGQLVMMGGIDTSVDQPLEQAITAPLGYGIISPMSTVVSELMQQRDLDLVAASQLTLSALGLEGFALAANNYLFNAAEGDILAGEAYRTDVRLVVTTRLITALFEGSSGADALTVGRAVYQNIAEKLNGALFDFESTAFLQSVIQGVSFRLATDIDSTVTSAAAAIISSLQHRVSEVPNDASRQYVDAMAQLHKTAEVELVPVIRGLSAATDLTQVVTDNTGTGLDALVSATEVSNVLPPEMYVSDIAVQEGVDGTTVAILQVALRGGTDVPVSVSYGTTEGSADEFDSDYVPTAGVLTWQPGDAEIKTIQVEVNGDGQFEEDEYFDVTFSDADGLVMRHDFGRIFILNDDVFGFTAESTDQPTNVRVVADGDQIEVYQDDVLAFTGGISDSGPITISAFDSVETAFELEILSPGPLLTNGIQFVGGGSELDTLVVSSTLTEGSLISLTDATSGQVEFDTGLVTFSGIEAVLDSLSATIEVQSALTEGGAVTLSAFNPVFPVEVGDSLTWTITGPNGLMIEGSGQDFTFDAGDNGDYQAELVLQRVGRGEVRATAEFSTSNIAPTAVNDVREISENVGPVIVDLLNNDSDPAGAADQLTIVAIDATAAVGIVLLESGTATYDPNGQFEGLAVGQTAVDSFSYTIDDGDGGSDTATVSITILGANDAPTVGGPLTVIATEDDATFTVDLLAGASDIDFGDVLAVDAITLVSHDDSGIIIGTNTLTVDPLAYNHLAAGDSEAIEYAFNVVDGNGGTVAQTAIITITGTNDRPAVSGPVNTGSTEDDATFTVDLLSEASDVDLSDVLNVDALTLTSGDDTGVTVGTNELTVDPAAYDHLAVGESEVIGYSYNVVDGNGGIVPQTAMVTISGVNDGPTVSAQVSAAATEDDGTFTVDLLAGGSDVDISDVLNVDSLTLAAGDDSGVTVGGNVLTIDPAAYNHLAVGESEVIGFSYNIVDGNGGSVVQTATVTISGSNDAPTIIAPVSAAATEDDGPFTVDLLEGASDEDLSDVLNVDALTLTSGDDNGVTVGANALIIDPAAYNYLAVGESEVVTFSYDIVDGNGGSVAQTATVTILGVNDVATFADITSSHPDAGNASSDGLITLAGTVRDADTSDELTVTVNWGDGSAVETLTVARPADGFSINHQYSNGGLYEITATIDDGNGSAQTVTATAAVEGVGLIGDALFFIGTDYRDKITIDETWVYDGSGWWWNPGNWDRRIVAFGQLDGDWFYETFDPSNVSSLHLDMLGGNDRVIVTTDVGVPVNADLGSGHDLAIIASSAASILAGDGNDEVWTGSGNDTVNGGAGDDLIGTDGGSDTISDPSGDNTIFSGSGNDSVTTGDGDDFILSLNGHNTIDAGHGNNVIITGSGRDTVSAGDGDDNISTDGGRDAIRAGNGNNTIDSGGGSDIVITGNGNDDVRLGAGDDVALLGSGNDTARGGSGNDAIIGGDGDDDLRGQSGRDVLIGGRGADDLRAGTGDDLLISGRTSYDDDLAAIDAIMQAWTSDNSYAARVSALQSGATSGGIALTPGSSVFSDEDNEVLRGQGGQNWYFAGQSSDSVPNNDEDEFVDWLDDMNL from the coding sequence ATGCCTCGAACAACAATCACCAGCCTTCTGAATCGATTCCGAAATACGTCCGCGAAACGCCGCGGACGGGCCAACAGGCGTCGTCAAAGGCCGGCGGATTTGGAAGTGCTGGAAAGCAGAGTGCTGCTGACTGTGGCGCCGCTGGCAAACAATGATCAGTTCACAACTGCGGAAGATGCCACGCTATCCCCCGCTGCGGGCCTGCTGGAAAATGACTCAGACCCTCAGGGCTACGACATCGAAGTGGCGGCGATTAATGGCCAGTCGTTGTCTGTGTCTGCTGGTTCTGAAATCGCAACGGCGACGGCTGATCCAAATCTGCCGATCTTCACGACATCGTTGAATGCTCAGAATTATTACGGGTTTCGATTCGAACTGACAGAGGCAACAACAATTGAACGCGTCGGAGGCAACTTTCAGTTCTTCTCAGGAACCGGACCGTTTGCTGCCATCGTGGCGCTTGATAGTCAGGCAGACTTCCCCGATGCGGAAGACCTGTCCACGCCGGACGTTGTCGCGACCGCCGTGATCCCATTGGCCTACCAGGATGATGGAGAAAAGAGTGCTGAAATCAACGCGGACCTGCAGCCGGGTTGGTATGCGGTGATGTTTGGCACCGAACAGTTCGGATCGACGGGAATCACGGGGGTATATCTGAACAGCGCTCCGGTCGACGGCACGACGTTCATTCACTCTCAGCCGGAAGTTCCGCGATTTCTGACGCCAACACCGGCTTCCAAAATTCCGAATTCGAGGCTGTTCGTTACGCTGGAGGGCGGCGCGTTTGTTCCCACAGATTTCGCTCTGCCTTCCGGAGCCGCGTTGAACGTCAGTCCGGATGGCCAGTTCGTTTATGACCCTCAGGATGCCTTCAATGATCTTGCTGTTGGCCAGCAGGGAAGCGAACAATTCACCTACACGATCCGCAGTTCTGCCGGACTGGAAAGTACGGCGACGTCAACAATCACCGTCCACGGTGTGAATGACATACCGACCGCGGCTGCGCAGTCTGGATTGGTTTCGGAAAATTCCCTGATGTCAAAGGCCGCGGCTATTGGCTTGTTAAGCGGCGCCGCTGATCCGGACGGCGATTCTTTGTTCGTAAGTGCCATCAACGGGGCCCCGCTTGTCCCGGGCCAGCCAATCAGCTTGCCTTCCGGCGCGGAAATTACGGTGAACGCTGATGGCAGTCTGCTGTACAACCCCACCGTGGTGTTTGACGGTCTGACCGATGGCGAAACGGGCTCAGACAGTCTGACATTTACGATCTCGGACGGAAATGGTGGAACCGCTCAGGAAACACTTTCGATCACGATCAACGGCTTTAATGACGCGCCGCAAATTGACGCACTTACCGATCCAATTGTGATTGAAGAAGGCCAGACGGCGACTTTGTCCGGTACGCTGATCGACTCAGAAGGCGACGCCACTCTGACCGCTTCTCTCGGCGACATCACACTGGCAGCCGATGGCGTCAATTGGACGTGGACGTATGAATCGACTGACTCTGCTCCGCTACAAAACGTTACGATTACAGCCTCAGATTCTGTGCGAGATCCCGACACGCTGTCGTTTGATCTGACTGTCAACCACGTTCCGACGGTCACAGCGACAGTGAACCTGTCTGCGAGCACGGTTGAAGAGGGACAGCAGTTCACGGTTTCCGGCAGCTATACAGAATCGCAGCCGACGTTGTCTCATGAGGTGTCCATCGCATGGGACGATTTCTCAGGGACGCAGTCCACGTTTAGTCTTCCAGATTCGGGCAGTCTGAATGCCGGAGACGAGTTCGTCGCAGCCGGTGTTGACGCTACGCTGACCGTTACGTTTGTTAATCCGGCAGTCCTGAACCCTGGAATGACTTCGTACAACCTAAACGCCGCGGCATCTTCGTCACCGTCACAGTTCACGGTCGCTGACAGCTATGTACTGTTCGTCGCTGATGACGGAGTCGTTGGGAATGAACTGTGGATTTATGATCACAATGGCCCGCGACTATTGAAAGACATCAACCCGGGAGTAGGGTCATCCGCCGCGTACGGCTTGGTGGCAAATGGAGACATGGTTGCCTTTGCAGCGGATGATGGAGTTAACGGCACGGAACTTTGGATTACCGACGGCACACGCCTGGTCGCTAATCTGAATTCCGGCGGTACTGCTCAACCACGCGGTCTTGTGGCGTTTCGAAGCGACTTTTACTTCACCGCAAACAGCGATGCATCGTACGGTGCCTTTTATCGAACCGACGGAACGCTCGCAGGCACGACGCAGATTCTTTCAGATGACTTTGTGAACGGAGCCTATGCCAATGCGGCCCGCCCGAAGGTTGTCGGTGACCAGCTTTACTTTCGAGCGGCCGGTAGGTCCGAAGGCGGAAGTCCAACAGGTGAGGAACTGTTTGTGACGGACGGTACGAGTTCCGGGACTCGGCTGGTTCGCGACATTGTGCCGGGCACACAGTCATCAGCCGCCGAATTCATGACCGATGTTGATGGCACAGGGTTCTTTCAGGTCACGAACGCGTCCGGGAAATTTGAACTCTGGAAGACGGATGGAACGGAAACCGGTACGGTCATGGTTTCCGATATTGTTCCGGGAGAAGGCTCACCCGGTGCCGTCGGATTAAAGTCGCTGACGGCACTCAACGGTGAATTGTATTTCGGTGCCGACGATGGGATTCACGGCTATGAACTCTGGAAAAGCGACGGAACGGCTGGCGGCACCGTGCGTGTGACAGACATCAACCCGAACGGCAATGGATTTCTCAGCGGCGACTTTGAAGGCACCACTTCGATGGCGGCACTGGGTGACGAATTGTTCTTTCTGGGTCAGGACGTTAATGGCGATTTCGAGCTCTGGAAGACAGACGGGACTGCTTCCGGAACAATTGAACTTGAAATCAATCCCGGTTCTTCAGGCAGTTGGGCACAGGGTTTCGCAAGTTTCGGCAATTCACTGGCATTCATCGCAGATGACGGCACTCATGGACGCGAGCTGTGGTTCACGGACGGGACATCAGCGGGCACACAGTTGCTCGTAGACAGCAATCCTGGCAGCGCGACCAATCAACTGGCGATGCTGCGCTCCCACGGCGATTCACTCGTCATGCGTGGCAGCAGTCGTCCAAGTCCCGCCAGCAGCGACGACTATGAATTCTGGACATATAACCCTGCAGGAAATCCATTTGCCGAAGTTGGTTTTTCGATCGACTACGCTTATCCGGATGATCGCTCGGCAGAAGGCGAACAGGACCGCACCGTCACGCTGGTCGTCGACAACGGCGAACCCGATCCTGCAACTGCCAGTCAGTCGATAATAGTGACGAATGTTGCGCCGGAATTGGACGCGGTCGGCAGCAGTAGTGATTCAGTGTTTGAAGCCGAAACGGTTGTTGTCACCGGCTTCATCGTTGACCCATCAATCGATGATACTCACGTGGTCGACGTGGATTGGGGAAACGGGATCAGCTCAACTGCCACGTTGGGAGCAAGGGAAGCGGCAGGCATTCCATTCACGGCAGCGCACGAATTCGCTGAAAGCAAGGTCAATCCTTACATCGTGACACTGACTGTTACTGATGATGATGGTGGTGGTGGAGCAACCGTCACGACGGAAGTTCTTGTCAGTAATAAAGTCCCTGAAATCACGAATGTCACACTCAGCGAAACAGCGATCGATGAAGGTGGCAGTGTTTCATTGAGTGTTGAGTTCGATGATTCTCCCGAATCTCATCTTGTGGATGTCGACTGGGGAGACGGGACTGTAGATATCGTTTTTGTTGACTCAGGATTTTCGTTTGCTTCGCTCGATCACACCTATGTCGACGATTTCCCGTTTGGAACTCCGGAAGATACTTTTCAAATTGTCGTGACTGTCAACGATGCGGAATCAACGTCGTTACCAGCGACGGCGGACGTGATTGTCCGCAACGTGGCCCCTCAGATTACCAGCTTCTCGCTAACGGGCGATCCGGAAAATGCATCTCGAGTTATCCTGTCGGCGGAGTACTTTGATGTCGGTGTTGAGCAGGAGGTTGGGATTGAACTCAGTTGGGGCGACGGGACAGGTGAGGCCTTTTGGCTTGCGCCCGGCGAGACGTCTGTGGAATTGAGTCATCTTTATGTTTCGGACGCGGGGAGCCCCGTCGATGGGGGCTATGAAGTGACATTCGGCTTTGTTGATGACGACTTTGGCTTTGACGTCACGACAGCCCAAGTCGCTGTGAGCGCAAAGCCTGAAGTAACCTTCGACACTTACTCGCTGTCCTTCGATGAAGACGCAGGAACGGTTCAGATTCCTGTCTTGCTGTCAGTCCCGTCGTCTGCGGATATCACGATTCCTGTTATCTACGGAGGCACGGCGATGGAAGGCTTTGATCCTGAATTCGCCGACTATACGCTTGTCAGCACTGACGTTTTCATTCCAAGCGGTCAGGCGTCCGGCACGCTGACGCTGCAGATTCTGGATGACAATATCGACGAATTCGAACAGGAGACCATTGAACTCACATTATTGGAAACTGCGGGCGTGACGCTCGGGCGCACGCCGATTATGACGGTGTCCATCTTTGACAACGACGTGCCGACGTTGTCGTTCTCCACGCAGGACCCAACCTTTGTTTGGGAGGATCACGGTTCCGTCAACCTTGTCGCGGAACTGAGCGGGCCTCGTGACTTTGATACGATTGTTCAGGTGTTCGTGTCCGGGTCCGCTGCGAATAACGAGGACTACACGGTTTCCTCCCCGGATCTCGAAACCGATTTCGACGGCAACCGTGTTCTTCGGATACCGGCGGGCTTGACCGCGGCGACGCTGCAGGTGGATATCACCGATAACCAGGTCAACGAAACGTTCTACGAATCGCTGCGATTCTCGATCTCCCCGGAATCCCCCGATGTGCAGGTCGGCGACGATTCAGTCACCTTATACGTCCGCGACAATGATCCACTGGTGACCATCGGAGACGCAGATAAAGACTTAGATTTTCGCACCGTAACGGAAGGCGATTCGGTTGCCGTCAGCGTGGACCTTTCTGCACCGACAAACGTCGACACCTTGATTCCTTTGACGTCATACGGTTATTGGCGTCGTCGCGCGTCCGCCACCGACTTTGCGGCACCATCATCAGTCACGATCCCGGCAGGCAGCACTAGCGCCACACTTACTATCCCAACGGCCGACGATAACCTGGACGAATTAAGCGAGCGGTTCCTGATTGCGACCAACGTTGGTGGAGCACCCCAAGGCAATCGAGTCTACATCCAGATTAACGATGATGACACCTCTGTCGTCAACGTACGAGCGCGCACAAACGTTGGTGAAGGTGCATCCTTTCCGGTAACGGTTTCATTGACGAAGCCTTCGGTGAATGACGTGCTTGTGAAGATTCGGTTCTCCGGCACGGCAACTTCGGCAAAGACAGTAACTACCACTCAGGCGTTTTCCTTTACACCAATCCAACGCCCCGGCGACTATAGCTTTCCACTGCGGCTTCGACATAACCAAGACCGCGAAGCGTGGATCACCATTCCTGCCGGTTCCACTTCAGCAACGTTCCCAATCGGCGTCAATAAGGATGGCATCGGCGAAGGAAAGGAAAAGATAGTGATGTCGATCGTCAGCGTGTCGGGTGGAGCGCAACGCGGGACAGGTGATACGGTCAACATACTGGCTAATCGCGCAAGCAGTGTCGCGAAGAAGGACGTGAGCAAAGCACCGGTTTCCTACACGGATGGACAGCTTCTGATCGACACTTCTCGCCCGAACGTGACGATCGATCGGGCCGATGTTGAGCGCTACGCAGCACTGTTTACAGGCAACGGCGAAATCGAAGACAGCACGTTCGTCGATGACTCGCTCTTGACCGGCAGCAACGGCCTGCTCAGCAACGCGACCATGTTCTTTGATGCCAACTTCAACTCCCGCCGGGATTTCCTTGACCTTGACGGCGATGGAGTCTTCTCAGAAGGCGATTTGGTCGAACCGGCCTTCGTATCGGCACTCGACGGCAGTGTTTACTACACCATCCCGGACGCCTTTGATCTCAACGGAGACGGAACCTTCGACAATTCCGAAGGGCAGTTGGTTATGATGGGTGGCATCGATACGTCCGTTGACCAACCGCTGGAACAGGCGATTACCGCACCGCTTGGCTACGGCATCATCAGCCCGATGTCAACCGTCGTTTCGGAACTGATGCAGCAGCGTGATCTGGATCTGGTTGCCGCATCACAGCTGACACTCAGCGCATTGGGCCTTGAAGGCTTCGCTTTGGCGGCCAACAACTACCTGTTCAACGCGGCTGAAGGCGACATTCTTGCGGGAGAAGCCTATCGAACTGACGTGCGACTGGTGGTGACAACTCGGCTGATCACCGCGTTGTTCGAAGGCAGTTCAGGAGCTGATGCTCTAACCGTGGGACGAGCCGTCTATCAGAACATCGCCGAGAAACTGAACGGAGCGCTGTTCGATTTTGAAAGCACGGCATTCCTGCAGTCCGTCATTCAGGGGGTCTCATTCCGCCTTGCCACAGACATCGACAGCACAGTCACGTCGGCTGCGGCGGCCATTATTTCTTCACTGCAGCACCGTGTGAGCGAAGTTCCGAACGATGCGTCGCGGCAGTATGTCGACGCGATGGCTCAACTTCACAAGACCGCTGAAGTAGAATTGGTGCCGGTGATTCGTGGTCTATCCGCTGCGACAGATTTGACTCAGGTCGTGACAGACAACACCGGAACCGGCCTCGACGCACTGGTTTCCGCGACGGAAGTCTCCAACGTGCTGCCGCCGGAAATGTACGTATCCGACATCGCCGTTCAGGAAGGTGTCGACGGAACCACTGTTGCTATCCTTCAGGTTGCGCTGCGAGGCGGAACGGATGTCCCCGTCTCCGTTTCTTACGGCACCACGGAAGGTTCGGCCGACGAATTTGACAGCGACTATGTTCCCACCGCAGGTGTGCTGACATGGCAACCAGGCGACGCGGAAATCAAAACGATTCAGGTGGAAGTGAACGGCGATGGGCAATTCGAAGAGGATGAATACTTCGACGTCACATTCTCGGACGCCGACGGGCTGGTCATGCGGCATGACTTTGGCCGCATTTTTATCTTGAACGATGATGTCTTTGGTTTCACAGCGGAATCCACGGATCAACCAACGAATGTACGTGTCGTCGCAGATGGCGACCAGATCGAAGTCTATCAGGATGACGTGCTGGCATTTACCGGCGGCATTTCGGACAGCGGCCCCATCACCATTTCAGCGTTCGATTCTGTCGAAACGGCATTCGAACTGGAAATCCTCAGTCCGGGGCCGCTGTTGACGAACGGCATTCAGTTTGTTGGCGGAGGAAGTGAGCTGGATACCCTGGTCGTGTCGAGCACCCTGACAGAAGGCAGTCTGATTTCACTAACGGACGCCACGTCCGGGCAGGTAGAATTCGACACAGGGCTGGTAACGTTTTCCGGGATCGAAGCGGTCCTTGATTCTCTGTCGGCAACCATTGAAGTGCAGAGTGCTCTAACAGAAGGCGGCGCGGTCACACTGTCGGCCTTCAATCCCGTGTTCCCTGTAGAAGTCGGCGATTCGCTGACCTGGACCATCACGGGCCCGAATGGCCTGATGATTGAAGGCAGCGGTCAGGACTTTACATTCGATGCCGGTGACAACGGCGACTATCAAGCGGAACTGGTCCTGCAGCGAGTGGGCCGAGGCGAAGTTCGCGCAACTGCCGAGTTCTCTACCAGCAACATTGCCCCAACGGCGGTCAACGATGTTCGGGAGATTTCTGAAAACGTGGGCCCGGTGATTGTCGACCTGCTAAACAACGATTCGGATCCCGCGGGTGCTGCTGATCAACTTACGATCGTCGCGATTGATGCAACCGCAGCGGTTGGAATCGTCTTGCTGGAAAGCGGCACAGCGACGTATGACCCGAACGGTCAGTTTGAAGGTCTTGCCGTCGGACAGACAGCGGTCGACAGCTTTAGCTACACAATCGACGACGGTGATGGAGGCTCAGACACCGCGACCGTTTCGATCACGATTCTCGGGGCAAACGACGCGCCAACCGTCGGCGGACCGCTGACAGTTATCGCGACAGAAGACGATGCGACGTTCACAGTCGACCTGCTGGCGGGGGCCAGCGACATTGACTTCGGTGACGTTCTGGCGGTGGATGCAATAACGCTGGTTTCGCACGACGACAGCGGCATCATCATCGGCACGAACACCCTGACCGTCGACCCATTGGCTTATAATCATCTAGCCGCCGGTGATTCGGAAGCCATCGAATATGCGTTCAACGTTGTTGACGGCAACGGCGGAACGGTTGCTCAGACAGCGATCATCACCATCACCGGTACAAACGATCGTCCTGCCGTCAGCGGTCCAGTGAATACTGGTTCGACGGAAGACGATGCGACGTTCACCGTTGATCTGTTGTCCGAAGCCAGCGATGTTGACCTGAGCGACGTATTGAACGTGGATGCGTTGACGCTGACGTCCGGCGATGACACCGGCGTGACGGTTGGCACGAATGAGCTGACCGTTGACCCGGCGGCCTATGACCACCTGGCGGTCGGTGAATCGGAAGTGATTGGGTACAGCTACAATGTCGTCGACGGAAACGGTGGCATAGTTCCGCAGACTGCTATGGTAACAATCAGCGGAGTCAACGACGGGCCGACGGTTAGCGCCCAGGTGTCGGCGGCGGCCACTGAAGACGATGGGACGTTCACCGTTGACCTGCTGGCGGGAGGAAGCGATGTCGACATAAGCGACGTGCTGAATGTAGACAGCTTGACGTTGGCGGCCGGTGATGACAGCGGTGTGACGGTTGGCGGCAACGTGCTGACCATTGATCCGGCGGCCTACAACCACCTGGCGGTCGGTGAATCGGAAGTGATTGGGTTCAGCTACAACATTGTGGACGGCAACGGCGGCAGTGTGGTTCAGACGGCGACGGTGACGATTTCCGGGTCCAACGACGCCCCAACAATCATCGCCCCGGTGTCCGCGGCGGCCACTGAAGACGATGGGCCGTTCACCGTCGACCTGCTTGAGGGAGCAAGCGATGAGGATCTCAGTGATGTGCTGAACGTAGACGCGTTGACGCTGACGTCCGGTGATGACAACGGTGTGACCGTCGGAGCTAACGCACTGATCATTGATCCGGCGGCCTACAATTATTTGGCGGTTGGTGAGTCGGAAGTTGTCACCTTCAGCTACGACATCGTCGACGGAAACGGTGGAAGTGTGGCTCAGACGGCGACGGTGACGATTTTGGGAGTCAATGATGTCGCAACCTTCGCGGATATCACGTCGTCTCACCCGGATGCGGGCAATGCGTCGTCCGACGGGTTGATCACTTTGGCGGGCACAGTCAGAGATGCGGATACGTCGGATGAGCTCACGGTAACCGTCAATTGGGGTGATGGTTCGGCCGTTGAAACACTAACCGTGGCCCGCCCGGCCGATGGATTCTCAATCAATCATCAATATTCAAATGGGGGACTCTATGAGATCACTGCTACGATTGATGACGGCAACGGAAGTGCTCAAACCGTCACCGCAACAGCCGCAGTGGAAGGCGTTGGTCTGATCGGTGACGCTCTGTTCTTTATCGGCACGGACTATCGTGACAAGATCACGATCGACGAAACGTGGGTTTACGATGGTTCCGGCTGGTGGTGGAACCCTGGCAACTGGGACCGCAGAATCGTTGCTTTCGGGCAATTGGACGGCGACTGGTTCTATGAAACCTTCGACCCGTCCAACGTATCGTCACTGCACTTGGACATGCTGGGCGGCAATGACCGTGTGATCGTGACAACGGACGTGGGTGTTCCCGTGAATGCCGATCTGGGAAGTGGGCACGACCTTGCGATCATTGCCAGCAGTGCGGCGTCGATTCTGGCCGGTGACGGCAACGACGAAGTCTGGACGGGCTCTGGAAACGACACCGTCAACGGCGGAGCTGGGGACGACCTGATTGGCACGGATGGCGGCAGTGACACGATCAGCGATCCGTCCGGAGACAACACGATCTTCAGTGGAAGCGGCAACGATTCAGTCACCACCGGCGACGGGGATGACTTCATCCTGTCACTGAACGGGCACAACACCATCGATGCTGGTCACGGCAACAACGTGATTATTACAGGCAGCGGTCGAGATACCGTGTCGGCAGGCGACGGCGACGATAACATTTCCACAGACGGAGGCCGTGACGCGATTCGTGCCGGAAATGGTAACAACACGATTGACTCCGGCGGTGGTAGCGACATCGTCATCACCGGCAACGGAAACGACGACGTGCGGCTGGGCGCAGGAGATGACGTGGCGCTGTTGGGATCCGGAAACGACACCGCTCGTGGCGGAAGTGGCAACGACGCGATCATCGGCGGCGACGGCGATGATGACCTGCGTGGGCAGAGCGGTCGCGACGTGCTGATCGGTGGACGCGGAGCGGATGATCTGCGAGCGGGTACGGGGGACGATTTGCTGATCAGCGGCCGCACCTCGTACGACGACGATCTCGCTGCAATCGATGCCATCATGCAGGCATGGACCAGCGACAATTCCTACGCGGCTCGTGTCAGTGCGCTGCAGTCGGGCGCGACGTCAGGTGGAATCGCACTTACTCCCGGATCGTCCGTGTTCAGCGATGAGGACAACGAGGTGCTGCGTGGCCAGGGTGGACAGAACTGGTACTTCGCCGGCCAAAGTAGTGATTCGGTGCCAAACAATGATGAAGATGAGTTCGTGGATTGGCTGGACGACATGAACCTGTAA